One stretch of Nycticebus coucang isolate mNycCou1 chromosome 7, mNycCou1.pri, whole genome shotgun sequence DNA includes these proteins:
- the LOC128589794 gene encoding olfactory receptor 6B2-like, which produces MRGENITKVSTFVLLGFSTTPELQYTLFLLLLLAYLFILVENLAIILTVWASPSLHRPMYHFLSSMASLEIWYVCDIMPKMLDGLLLQRKRISFVGCMTQLYFFSSLVCTECVLLASMAYDRYVAICHPLRYHVIMTTGLCIQLVVFSFVCGFTISVIKVYFISSATFCGSNVLNHFFCDISPILKLACTDFSTAELVDFILAFIILVFPLLATVLSYGHITLAVLHIPSAAGRWRAFSTCASHLTVVIIFYTALLFMYVRPQPIDTRSSNKLISAVYTVLTPILNPLIYCLRNKEFKDALKKALGWGQVSP; this is translated from the coding sequence ATGAGGGGGGAGAACATCACCAAGGTGAGCACATTCGTGCTGCTGGGCTTCTCCACCACACCTGAGCTGCAGTAcacactcttcctcctcctcctgctcgcCTACCTCTTCATCCTGGTGGAGAACCTGGCCATCATCCTCACAGTCTGGGCCAGCCCCTCCCTCCACAGGCCCATGTACCACTTTCTGAGCTCCATGGCATCCTTGGAGATCTGGTACGTGTGTGACATCATGCCCAAGATGCTGGACGGCCTCCTCCTTCAGCGGAAACGCATCTCTTTTGTTGGGTGCATGACGCAGCTGTACTTCTTCAGCTCCCTGGTGTGCACGGAGTGTGTGCTCCTGGCCTCCATGGCCTACGACCGCTACGTGGCCATCTGCCACCCCCTGCGCTACCACGTTATCATGACCACGGGGCTGTGCATCCAGCTGGTGGTCTTCTCGTTTGTGTGTGGCTTCACCATCTCTGTGATCAAGGTCTACTTCATCTCTAGTGCCACATTCTGTGGCTCCAATGTCCTAAACCACTTCTTCTGTGACATCTCCCCCATCCTCAAGTTGGCCTGCACAGACTTCTCCACGGCAGAGCTAGTGGATTTCATCCTGGCCTTCATCATTCTGGTGTTCCCTTTGCTGGCCACTGTGTTGTCCTACGGGCACATCACCCTGGCTGTTCTGCACATCCCCTCAGCCGCTGGCCGTTGGAGAGCCTTCTCCACCTGCGCCTCACACCTCACTGTGGTCATCATCTTCTATACAGCTTTGCTTTTCATGTATGTACGACCCCAGCCCATCGATACACGGAGCTCAAACAAGCTCATCTCTGCTGTGTACACTGTCCTCACCCCCATCCTGAACCCTTTGATATACTGTCTGAGAAACAAGGAATTTAAGGATGCCTTGAAAAAAGCCTTGGGCTGGGGTCAAGTTTCACCATAA